One window from the genome of Syntrophales bacterium encodes:
- a CDS encoding ATP-binding cassette domain-containing protein produces the protein MESSQYEISNLTKVYNGKTVLDIPRLAIKKGSIFGVMGPNGGGKTTFLSIISLLLPPTSGKVYFEGTDTDHADKGSLRQRMTLILQNPFLFNTTVEKNIAYGLRLRGIDRKDREKKIEESLNLVGLNGFGKRRARELSGGEIQRVAIARAIALNPDALLLDEPTANIDQGSVNVLERILKDLNQRFGTTIILATHDINYAYRLSDEVIHLFEGRMARSPIENLFRGSIKKEKGLFLFDTGRIKVAVLSERSESNFISIPPQDIIISLSPVSTSARNSFSGNITQMSDAGDAVTLEVDAGERLRVKVTKKSFQEMGLTIGSSVYLNFKSSSVEVF, from the coding sequence GGGTGATGGGACCGAATGGCGGAGGAAAGACCACTTTTCTCTCTATCATCTCCCTCCTTCTACCCCCCACTTCGGGCAAGGTCTACTTCGAGGGAACGGATACAGATCATGCCGATAAAGGTTCGCTCAGGCAGAGAATGACCCTGATCCTGCAAAATCCCTTCCTCTTCAACACCACGGTGGAGAAAAACATTGCTTACGGTCTGAGGCTTCGCGGAATTGACAGAAAAGACAGAGAAAAAAAGATAGAGGAGAGCTTGAATCTGGTCGGGCTCAATGGCTTTGGAAAGAGGAGGGCAAGAGAACTTTCCGGAGGGGAAATCCAGAGAGTGGCCATTGCCAGAGCCATAGCGCTGAACCCTGATGCATTGCTTCTCGATGAACCTACCGCCAACATAGACCAGGGAAGTGTGAATGTCTTAGAGAGAATATTGAAGGATTTGAATCAGAGGTTCGGCACTACTATTATCCTTGCCACCCACGATATAAATTACGCCTACCGCCTCTCCGATGAGGTGATTCATCTATTCGAGGGAAGGATGGCAAGGTCTCCCATAGAAAACCTGTTCAGAGGAAGCATTAAAAAGGAAAAAGGCCTTTTCCTTTTTGATACGGGCAGGATAAAGGTTGCTGTCCTTTCTGAAAGGAGTGAGTCAAACTTCATCTCCATCCCGCCTCAAGATATCATTATCTCCTTAAGTCCGGTATCCACCAGCGCCCGCAACTCATTTTCCGGCAATATCACCCAGATGTCCGACGCGGGAGATGCCGTCACTCTGGAAGTCGATGCAGGTGAGCGGTTACGGGTAAAAGTTACAAAGAAATCCTTTCAGGAGATGGGGTTAACTATAGGATCTTCTGTCTATTTGAACTTTAAAAGTTCCAGCGTTGAGGTCTTCTAA